In Oreochromis niloticus isolate F11D_XX linkage group LG12, O_niloticus_UMD_NMBU, whole genome shotgun sequence, the DNA window tgtttgCTGTATCCCCAcatccagtcagtgtctgtgtctgccctggtcccacgtctttGTTCCCTTTGTTATAATGCCTGCCTGagagtctgtgttatgtttcctgttttactttgtaagtCCATTtctcatgttagtgtatctggttttgctctccttgtctcgttagtcctgatttgccccagctgtgtttccctcctgttgcccattccctgattgctccctctgtgtacttaaaccctgtgtttctttgagtcagtgtcgcgtcgtccctcatgctgtgtgtatcTCCCTGTGgctccctgtgtgtgttttgttagattcttttcagtttaggttttgtagattttctttgttcagcaataaagctgttttgagttcaccgttttgtctccggagtctgcaccttgggtcctattcctgtctgcacacagccgtaACATGACATCATGACATGTTTCTTCTGTGACACCTTGGTAATGAGCCTCCTTTTTTACAGGCCATCAGTTCGGACTTACCCAGCTGATATTAATTTGCCCTTTCTTTACGTGCTCCATTCTCATTATTACATATAACTTATGGACTTATGGACTTTGATTTATTTGCATGTGTGGACTGGATGGGTTTTATTGATATCTGGTGAGAATTTTATATTCATATGtgcctttttttaggaaattgGGGAGGCATTCAGTACTTATTTTACTCACTGTATATTCGTACATTTGACAGTTGAAATGAGCAGTAAATCTGTTCACAATGCACAGGTTCATTAAAATTTACTGTTGGAATGCTACATCTCTTCAGTCTGTGCACATTCTACATTCATTACTCTGTGTATATTAACCCTATAAAGccctttgtatcatatttgatacatgagtttcTGAGACTTCTATCTCATCAACATGATCAATACCTGtcataatttcaaaatgttatggaCAAACGCCCAATGTATCAAATGTgacacaaaaaatatataataaatatataataaaaatgtgtcatgaacaacatgatatagcaaaaaaaaaagtgtattttgttaTAAGGGTTAATAAACATACCAAAAAAATGGGTTGGGGTTGAATGGGATGGGTCTTACAGGGTTAATGGTCAACACAAAACTTTCATCTTCCTGGTGAAGCTGAACAAATGCTGATTTTGGATTGTGTTATCAGAATTACTCAAGTAATACAAGGAATTATAGTAAAGAGAGGTACTTGGTAAGGGTCACAATTTTAACAAAATATTTGTGTCTATCATAAACTCTATGGTGGCTCCAGTGGTAAAGGTTTTTCAGGCAGCagtatttttgttgtttactAAAGTTTAATTTTATATGTTATTATATACCCAGACTGACAATCATATTTGACATATCACTTGCAAATTTGGCAACAATAGGACAAATATTGCCTGTCATGGGTCATATACATGAGTGACTTGCACATTTcgtttattcttgttttataAACAGACAAATGCACATAGACTATTTGAATTTGTGTTTGATGGTCTAGACAAAAAATTAACTCCAGTTACACTTGCTCGCCTAGATGGCTAAATGGTGAAGAGGACGAGACTGTAATTCTGCTGACACTTTCCAAGATGACAGTGAATAAAGTGCGGGACCATGTGGTGACATATCACCATTCATATAAATGAGTGCAAACGTCACTTTTTTGAAGCTGAGGTGCGGTCACTGAACAAACCATCATCATAGATGATCCTGACCACCATCATTAGACCCCCACTTATTGGACAGGCACACAAGGATAGAAAGATGTCATGTTTCATACAACATGACATACCTTTGTCTTCAAAACACACGCATCTAGCAAAGAATCATGCACTTCTCATTTTCAACAGCtttatttcagttcatttttatccCATTTCttttactattttttaaaaaggtttagACCGCTAGTTTTTGGCAGATATTCAAAAAATGCTCAATTTTCTTTTATAGCAAAAATACAGCTTTCCAGTCATATTGATTCAACTTAATTTCACCCGATATTTTCCCACTGTGCCCCATCAGTGGGGCCTGCTCCACTGTTTGAGAACACCCATGTCAAGTAAGACTCTTAGAGAAATCTTATCTGCTTTAACAAAATCCTTTAAACCTCAAAATATAGACACATATAAATGCAGACCAttggtgacaaaaaaaaaactatttatgcaataaaaacaaatatttaacagATAGTAGAAGTTTAAGAAGGAAAAAGACTCAGAGAGAGATCTAATTTTGAGTCATAGTTTTTTTGATCCACTGGAGTTGTTCATCTGACAGAAAAGCAAACACTCCAGGGAGTTTACCACACTTCTTAGATCCAAAGGAAGTGATTCCTGTTAGCACACCATTGCACAACAGCGGTCCTCCTGAATCTCCCTGTGGAGAAAATTATAATATGATGGTCAATGAGTGTTTCTTCAttcactgtgtgtttatacaccactttgcatttaattatAAGTTATTAATAATCTCTGCCTCTCatcaacagcatgtcttttccCTGTCTTCCTCCCTCTACCTCCCACTGTTCGAGGCAAATGGCTGCCCCTCCTGAACCTGGctgtgctggaggtttcttcctgttaaaagagagtttttccttctcactgtctcCAAAGTATGTGTTCATAGGGGGTCTTctgattgttggtgttttttctgtattattgtacagtctttaccttacaatgctTTAAGACAACTGTTGTTACGATATGGATAAAATAGGATCGacttgaatttatttattagtttattttttctgatcATTAACAGTTAAAGTGGTAAAAATAATTATCAGGCATACATACCGCACAGGTATCTGCTTTCTCTGAGCCAGCACATATCATGCTGCTGGTGATAACAGGTTTGTGGTTGTAATAGGCACGTGAGTTGCACTTCACTCTGTCAATCACTGTTACATCGACAGACCTCAGGACATCTGACATTTGCTTGACATTGCTTTTAGTTGTTCCCCATCCAGccaccacacagatgcttccaGCTGCAGGATCTTTGACAGTGTTGACCAACTTGAGCCAATTAACCGTCTCGGTTTTCTTCACTTCCTTGTTAAGCTAAAGTTTAAGATTTATTTACTTAAGCATAGTGAATTCATCATTGCCTTAATAGAATttgtacaataaataaataagataaaataaaaacaattaaaaaacacaaatttattttgaatgaaatcACTTAAGTCGACTCAACATGAAGTCAGTCTTTAATCACAATCGAAATTGCAAGACTAAAGTTGTAATTCTATTTTgaacaaaaaattcaaaatatcAGAAATTTTCAGGATTGTGCAGCTTACACTTACTGTTATATCCTATACAAAATCCACTCTTCCAAGAGGGCATGACAAATGTGGCAATGTGTCTTGACACAACAACTGCAATCTCCACTTTCCCACTCTTTTATTGACAAACAGTCTCAAGATTTAAAGATTATCTTGAAATTtcaactttattctcaaaatgattAGTAATACTTTTGTTCTTAATGCGGCCCTGATGCTCTGTCATACTaacattaaatgaaaaaagaaaaattatgtaaattttgcagaaaagcatCTTTCTCTTTCTGATCTCAGGTGAAATTTGAGCTGTTGAATTTTGAACAGATGGGAAGATGAGATAGATCTAATTTTATATCTGAAGTTAAATAATCACAAGTGACACCCTGGCTTTGCAATTGTATTTATCTTGATTAaacattttctcttctttcttaaTATGTACTATGTAATGTTAGCAAACATAAATTTATTGGAAATCGCTATGGATTGTTTTTCCATTCTTTTGTAGTCACCTTACCTTGAGTAACATGAGGTCATTGACCCTGTCTTTTGCATCAAAGCGGGGATGAGGAAAACGTTTTTTCACCTTTTGGTTCTGCCTGAAGTTTTTTTTATCTCTACTGATGGAGTGCACTCCCAGCAACACGTTCTTAATTCTAAAAGAGCCAAAACAGTGCAGTGTTAAATTAAAGTTCAATTATGGCATAGGTTTACTGGCCAAGAAAGTGTCAAATAAAGAAGCAATGAAGATTTACTTTCTCTCTGATTACTGAGGGGTTACATGATAAAAATACTAAGGTCAGAATGTGGCATGTAGCTGATTGGAGTATCATGAAGCTTAAAAGTGTTGACTTgcatgatattttaaataaccatgacgaaattgatttttttgtgatccagtaaaaacataaacaaatgctTCAGATTCCTACTTATCACAGTGAGCAGCAGTCAGGATCCATGCTTGATCAATTAGTATCCCTCCACAATAGCCCTTGTTACCCTTAAGGAGAGCCATGAAAGGCAGTGAGTGTGGCTTGACTTCATTCCCTCCAATAATCTCAGCACCATCACCTAAAATGACAAATATTCAAAGAGATCACTAAGATAAATGAATCGACAAGCGCTTAAACCAAAGACAGAAAACTCTCTGCACACCTTGCTTTTTAAGCCTATAAGACATCTATGTGACACAGATCACAGAATCTATACACAAAATACCTGAAGCACATCCAAATACAAATTCTAACACTTATTAAACCTTTAAAATTCATGTAGGAGTGATCAGGAAAAGTGAAATTAGACTCCAACTAAGAAACCATAACAAAtttgctgaaaaacattactaTGACAGAAATAGACATATAGACATATGGTCATTAATGAGTAAAAATGTCCAGCCTTATTTAATACTTAgtattaaataaatcaaaagcaGAAGAAATTACTCACTTGACTGAAcaataaaaagaacaacacaTGAGATGAAGACACGGAAACATCCGAGGTAGTACATTTCTTCTTATTTGGCTTTGACTAAAACACGCTCTGGTGCGCACACTCGTCTTTATCTACTAAGCCCAAAGGAAGTGGTCTGAAAATTCAGCAAAACGGGCTCACACATGACGTGGGAATGCATTCATTTCAAAGATAGTGGTAGCATTTACAATTATTCATAACCATGTCTTTTTTCTATGTCGTTGCTGAGGTTTGTTCTGTCTGGTGTACTATGAGTCATCCTTGAATGTACATGTCCATATATCTACTTATATGAAACAGCTGAAAGAGTGTGTTgatgttaaaagaaaaagcaccTTACAATAACTTTACAGTCGGTGTAGATATTATTTCCTTATCAGACATGTAGCTTTGAAGCGGCTTCGCCTGTCAACTGGTGCCAGTAAGAGACAATGAGGCATGTCTGTCAGCAGACAGTCCACAGATACGTCCTGAAGGAAACATCATTTTCTACTGCTTTATATGGATGTATCCTATTGGTTACACCTTTTGGTTTGTGAAATTTTGAGTTTAGTATTTAGGCTGTGGTCATCTTCGCTCTTTGGAATCTGATGTGACAGTGGAACCATTAAAGGAACCATTCTACTTCCTATCAGTTCCTGTTGTTGTTAATCGTACAATTTATATCCAGCTGTCATTCAAAGAGATCTCACCTCAAATAATACTGAACTTTAACTCTAGAAATCATCTTAATTTTAAGCATAGTTATGTGAAAATggaagttttcacaggactctttGCAGCCTTTGGGGCCAGCACTGCTGTTGAGCAGTGGGGTGCTTGTGTTAATGCTGACCCGCTCCCTTGGTGGTCCGGGTGGCTTGAACCTCCCTTGTTTTGGGGGGAGGTGGTTCTTGGGTGCTTGGAGCCCTGCAACCCTGATCTTGGCTCGCACTGAGGTGGCTGGCCTCTAGTGCGGTCGGCTGCCAATCGCCATTGGTCCTGCTGGAGGCAGTATTGAACTAATTAAACTGGCAGATGGAGAACATGGATAGGAATCCAGACAAGAGAAGAAGTCACTGGAGCAGACTGAGCAACAATGCCAAGtcacaggggaaaaaaatacagatttgTAGCAAGGAGAGCCTGACTGCCACCACTGAGGTGAAAACAATCTGTCCAGAGAGCAATACTCTGTCCAGATGCAAAACCCACAACTTCACTTGAAACTCAAAGGCAATGTgaaaggaaggaaaacaaaaaatgtaggACAAAGGATGTTAAATTTGGAGATACCAGGCaagaggaaaggaggaagaCCCCAGAGGTTTATGGATGCCATTGAGGcagacatgcagagggttggtatAACGTCTCAAAGGGAGCACCCAAAAGATGAAGGGACTGAttatttacaaaatattaataattaattacttaattaAAGGCAGAGTCATTTAGTTTTCTATGTTGACTTTACTGTAATTAACTACTACTCAGAATGAGAAGTCAACAACCGAGAAAGCATGTGTAAGAAAAATTTGTTCAcagctctctctttttttaaggtTTGTAATACGGGAAGTGGTGAATCTTTCTGGCTAACAGGTTGAATAATCTCactttgttttactttcatggGGTTTGTATGTCCACAAAATATGTGTTTATCTGATGTGTTTCCAGCACATGTGATTGACTGCAGCAAACAGGAGCACTTGTATTTCTCTTGGTATTTTATGTAatttgaaaaaagagaaaatatcatttttttaaattaacaagCAACAAACATCTTTGttcacaaacaggaaaaacaagggtaaaaagggaaaatatgtCATTTTCCACTGCAGGAActttgattgtttgtttgttttttttccaaaggaGTAATTCCCTGTTGGCCAAGAGAAAGAATATAGGACtggcttttctttttatgtCTCAACCTATATGTGCAATCTGCAGTGACGGCAtctataataatatattttaatcCATCACCTATCACAGTGGCTGTGTCTATTTTTGGTAAACAGAAAGGCCACAAAGGCAGTTATCCTGCAAATATTTGACTCATCTGACTTCAGTTCCTGCAGCCGAAATGGCTAACCACAGCAGAACTACGATCACATGTGTGTataggaccctcaagctcccgggcctctggtagaggacccgacaGAGACCGCAATGACAACAAGACGCCAAAGATTTCCATCTTGTTTAGCATGTTGATGCCTCTAGAGTCATGAAATTTCAGTTGGCTTAATTTATTCATGATTCAGTTGAGTTGTTTTTCTGACAAAAAAAGAGACACCTCTAACTGAAGGTGTTGTTCTGGGTCTTGTTAAATTAATGTATATTTAACCACTGACAGATAAGAAGTATCATTATATTCATACAAGCAAGCAATCTGTTTACTGTTAACTTTTTCAATTCGTGATTGTGGTTAAAGATTAGTCATCATTTTCAGCTTAATTTCAACTTactattttgtgggttttttgctGTGTATTAAGTTGTAGTAGCTCAAAATGGCTGCAAACCGAGATCAGGTCACTAAACAAATTATAATGCATCATGGATAATCCTAACCACcatcattcaattcaattcaattcaatttatttatatagctctcTTCACAGGGTAAAAACCACATAGTGCTTCAGAgtaatataaaaacagaaaacataaaaaaaaaaaatttaaccaTAAAGTATACAAACAAGACATCTTTCATACTGAATGCAATAACTTTGTCTTTACAAGACATTTATCTAGACACTCTTATCTCAATATGGCATCTGATTCTTGGTGCAGTTGCTTTTTCTACATTTAGTAACCCAGACCACTGGTTACTAATGCAAAACAAAAGTGCATTACAAAAAAGTACACTTGTATCAGTCAACTGAGTTTCACACCATATTTCTACAGTTTGACAACCACTGATTTACAACAAACTTTCAGTAAGACTCTGGTTTAACATCATCCCTAAAATCATAAATATAGACAGATATAAATGTAGACTTGTGGTGGCAAAATAACACAACTGAACCCTCTTTAATTTAAAGATGGAAGCAGGAATGATTCAGAGAACTCATTCTATTTTAGATCCCTTCATTGTATTTTTGATCCACTGGAGTTGTTTTTCTGACAGAAAAGAGTAAACTCCGGGTTTTTTAATGAGACCACACATCCGTCCAAAGGAAGTGATTCCAGCTAGCACACCATTGCACATGAGAGGTCCTCCTGAATCCCCCTGCAAAGAGAGCAATAATATGAGggtcatttattcattttttttttcgaCTCGTTTATGGTTCAAGTAGCGAAGTGGACAGTGAGGCGTACATACCAGACAGGTATCGGCTGTGTTTCTGCCATTCGAACCAGCACATATCATGCTGCTGGTGATAACAGGATTGAGATTGTAATAATCAGCTGAGTTGCACTTCACTCTGTCAATCACTGTTACATTGACAGACCTCAGGACATCTGACATTTGCTTGACATTGTTTTTAGTAGTTCCCCATCCAGCCACCACACAGACGCTGCCAGCTTTCGGCTCCATACTGGTTTTGGGCAGCGTGACCCAATTTACAGCTTTggtttttttcactttcttgtCCAGCTGAAATTGAAATAATACTTATTTAACCATAATGGTTTCATCATTGCTTTTATAGAattagtaaaaaacaaacaataaaacacacacacttatcaTATTTGAGCGAGAgcatgtatatatttgagcTTATATGTATAATTTTGACTTAGAGAAAagtcaacaaaaacacattttctataAATTCCTCTAAATATAATTATCAGCAATCTTGGATCACTTTTCCATTCTTTTGTAGTAACATTACCTTGAGTAACATGAGGTCATTGACCTTGTCCGTCCCATCATAGCAgggatgaggcaaacttttttTCACCTTTCGGACCTGTCGGAAATCTTTTTCATCTGCTTTGATGGAGTGCACCCCCAGCAACACCTTCTTAATGCTGTAAGAGCAAAAACGGTGCAGTGTTAAATTACAGTTCAGTTATGGAATAGGTTTACTGACTAAGAAAGTGCCAAATATGGTAACAGTGAAGCAGAGCAGCACTTGTTTCTTGTAAAGAAGTGTTCAAGCCCCTGAGCTGTTGTGGTTTCTTGAGTCAAATAACTATCTGCCAAATTATAGCTGCTATAATGAATGCTGAGTGGAGCATCATAAAGAGGAAATCTTACTGACTAGCATGACATTTTGAATAATCATAGTGCAACATCTTTGCAAGCTCCAACAAAAATTAAGATTGCAATTTTCAAATGTTAATGTGAAAGATTCCTACCTATGACAGTGTGCAGCAGTCAGGACCCATGCTTGATCAATTAGTACCCCTCCACATATTGGTTTGTCACTCTCCAGCAGAGCCATGTAAGGCAGCGAGTGTGGTTTCACCTCAGTACCTCCAATAATCTCAGAACCATGACCTAAAATGACAAATATTCAAAGAGGTCGTTGAGATGAACAGATAAATTCTCTTCACGGCTTCCTTTGTAAAGCTAAAAGACATTTAGATCACACAATCTACATGCACAACACTAAACAAAGCATaagaaacaagcagaaaaacatTACCATGACTTAGGCATATTTACATCAATTAATTCATTAgtattaaataaacaaatgcacAACAGATGAAATAACTCACTTGACTGAATAATGAGAAGGACAATACATGAGAGGAAAACACTGAAACTCCTTAGGCAGAGCATTTCTTCTTGTTTCGCTTTGATCTAAATAGACTGAAACACACTATGGTGCACAAAGTCGCCTTTATGTAAGCTCAGAGGAAGTGGTCTGACAAATGGAAATTCATGTGTCATGAAAAGCGGTCGCAAGCATGAGGTGAGGATGCATTCATTTCAAAGCCAGTGATCCGATTTACAAGTATTTGTAAATCTCATGCTCTGTGTGGCACAGTGCAAGTCATCAGTGGGTGCAGGTGTCAATACATGGACTAGAGTGAAACAGTTGGAGGAGGACATTATTCCTGTTGAAAGAACAAGTCCTTTACAAGAACTACAATatcagtcaaaagtttggacacaccttctcatttaatgttttttctttcttttcatgactatttatattttataaattatatattttttatattttagattcttcaaaatagctACTCTTTTCTTTGATTattgctttgcacactcttggcattatCTCGATGAGCTTCAAT includes these proteins:
- the LOC109204553 gene encoding granzyme A-like, which gives rise to MYYLGCFRVFISCVVLFIVQSSDGAEIIGGNEVKPHSLPFMALLKGNKGYCGGILIDQAWILTAAHCDKIKNVLLGVHSISRDKKNFRQNQKVKKRFPHPRFDAKDRVNDLMLLKLNKEVKKTETVNWLKLVNTVKDPAAGSICVVAGWGTTKSNVKQMSDVLRSVDVTVIDRVKCNSRAYYNHKPVITSSMICAGSEKADTCAGDSGGPLLCNGVLTGITSFGSKKCGKLPGVFAFLSDEQLQWIKKTMTQN
- the LOC112848326 gene encoding granzyme A, with amino-acid sequence MLCLRSFSVFLSCIVLLIIQSSHGSEIIGGTEVKPHSLPYMALLESDKPICGGVLIDQAWVLTAAHCHSIKKVLLGVHSIKADEKDFRQVRKVKKSLPHPCYDGTDKVNDLMLLKLDKKVKKTKAVNWVTLPKTSMEPKAGSVCVVAGWGTTKNNVKQMSDVLRSVNVTVIDRVKCNSADYYNLNPVITSSMICAGSNGRNTADTCLGDSGGPLMCNGVLAGITSFGRMCGLIKKPGVYSFLSEKQLQWIKNTMKGSKIE